A genomic segment from Curtobacterium sp. MCSS17_007 encodes:
- a CDS encoding phosphatase domain-containing protein yields the protein MPDWTPHEPSLAEPILHRAARIEDAVQEFREHRARRRGLVPTVIPYTGYGAPGWIRVLCRVLLTRRGLASDASYYGVRGWRSFTSVAVDDAEVTVTAGGTTHVVQSDRGGVVDAKVPIDLEPGWQTVRLSAGGMRDVEADVFIVDPDTRFGLLSDIDDTVMVTSLPRPMLAAWNSFVLTEHARRPVPGMSVLYERVLAQHPGAPTVYLSTGAWNVAPTLQRFLTRNMYPSGTMLLTDWGPTHDRFFRSGQLHKQQNLRRLASDFPDVQWLLVGDDGQHDETLYGDFAREHPENVAAVAIRQLSTSEAVLAGGRSRAQERSRDSTAPWVYAPDGAGLWSELARVGLAEADPSAPL from the coding sequence ATGCCCGACTGGACGCCCCACGAGCCGTCGTTGGCCGAGCCGATCCTGCACCGCGCCGCCCGCATCGAGGACGCCGTGCAGGAGTTCCGGGAGCACCGTGCCCGGCGCCGCGGGCTCGTCCCGACCGTCATCCCCTACACGGGCTACGGCGCACCAGGGTGGATCCGCGTGCTCTGCCGGGTGCTGCTCACCCGGCGCGGTCTCGCGTCCGACGCCTCCTACTACGGCGTGCGGGGCTGGCGGAGCTTCACGAGCGTCGCGGTCGACGACGCCGAGGTGACCGTGACCGCGGGTGGCACCACGCACGTGGTGCAGTCGGACCGCGGCGGCGTGGTCGACGCGAAGGTCCCGATCGACCTCGAACCGGGGTGGCAGACGGTGCGCCTTTCGGCCGGTGGGATGCGCGACGTCGAGGCCGACGTCTTCATCGTGGACCCCGACACGCGCTTCGGGCTGCTGTCGGACATCGACGACACGGTGATGGTCACCTCGCTCCCCCGACCGATGCTCGCGGCGTGGAACTCCTTCGTCCTCACCGAGCACGCGCGCCGTCCGGTGCCGGGGATGTCGGTGCTCTACGAACGCGTCCTCGCACAGCACCCCGGGGCTCCGACGGTCTACCTGTCGACCGGCGCGTGGAACGTCGCGCCGACCCTGCAGCGCTTCCTCACCCGGAACATGTACCCGTCGGGCACCATGCTCCTCACGGACTGGGGGCCCACCCACGACCGGTTCTTCCGCAGCGGACAGCTCCACAAGCAGCAGAACCTCCGCCGGCTCGCGAGCGACTTCCCGGACGTGCAGTGGCTGCTCGTCGGCGACGACGGCCAGCACGACGAGACCCTGTACGGCGACTTCGCCCGGGAGCACCCGGAGAACGTCGCGGCCGTCGCCATCCGGCAGCTGTCCACGAGCGAGGCGGTCCTCGCCGGTGGCCGGTCGCGCGCCCAGGAACGGTCCCGCGACAGCACGGCCCCGTGGGTCTACGCACCCGACGGCGCAGGGCTCTGGTCGGAGCTGGCCCGGGTCGGCCTCGCCGAGGCGGACCCCTCGGCACCGCTCTGA
- the cydD gene encoding thiol reductant ABC exporter subunit CydD: MKPLDPRLLRLSRAARGSVVASAATGLVRTLATIGIAWGIATAVTLGVDAVRDGRVPTAFVPTLALLAGAFVVRAVAAWATDDLAARAGATVKSELRTTVLARAAERGPAWLAERSSAGFATTLGPGLDALDAYFGRYVPQLALTAVATPVLLVAIGYGDLTSALVILVAMPVIPVFMILIGLATQALQRNQSDALARLGSAFTEAVEGLATLKAFGRARRQVGRIGTVTDEYRRGTIGVLRLSFVSGFALELAASLSVALVAVSIGVRLVDGSLGLGAAMFVLVLAPEAFAPIRQVGADFHAAQDGVEASAAVLDVLDDRGPGATPAAEPVAAATEAAAADLVVTGLVVRRPDVVIGPLDLRAAPGTVVALAGPSGSGKSSLVAALRGALPHDGTVTVPGPAGATRLERTTWADQRPRLVRGTVAENVALTSEPDDGDVRRALAEAGLEVDPGLPVGSGGSGLSGGQAQRVSVARALYRARRRRTPLVLLDEPTSALDAEAEQTVVRAVRALADDGAVVVVASHRPAVLAAADVRVDVHSGGAVTVTARQGARA; the protein is encoded by the coding sequence GTGAAGCCGCTCGACCCACGCCTGCTCCGCCTGTCCCGGGCCGCGCGCGGCTCCGTCGTGGCGTCGGCGGCGACCGGACTGGTCCGCACCCTCGCCACGATCGGGATCGCGTGGGGGATCGCGACGGCGGTGACGCTCGGCGTCGACGCGGTCCGCGACGGCCGTGTGCCCACGGCGTTCGTGCCGACACTGGCGCTCCTCGCGGGGGCGTTCGTGGTCCGCGCGGTCGCCGCGTGGGCGACGGACGACCTGGCGGCACGTGCCGGTGCGACGGTGAAGAGCGAACTGCGGACCACCGTGCTGGCGCGGGCGGCCGAGCGCGGGCCGGCCTGGCTCGCCGAACGGTCCTCCGCGGGCTTCGCGACGACGCTCGGACCGGGGCTCGACGCCCTCGACGCGTACTTCGGTCGGTACGTGCCGCAGCTCGCGCTCACCGCCGTCGCGACGCCCGTGCTGCTGGTCGCCATCGGGTACGGCGACCTGACCAGTGCGCTGGTGATCCTCGTCGCCATGCCGGTCATCCCGGTGTTCATGATCCTCATCGGCCTGGCGACCCAGGCGCTGCAGCGGAACCAGTCGGACGCGCTCGCCCGGCTCGGCAGTGCGTTCACCGAGGCGGTCGAAGGGCTGGCCACCCTCAAGGCGTTCGGCCGCGCCCGCCGACAGGTCGGACGCATCGGCACCGTCACGGACGAGTACCGACGCGGCACCATCGGGGTCCTCCGCCTGTCGTTCGTGAGCGGGTTCGCCCTGGAGCTCGCAGCGAGCCTGTCGGTCGCACTCGTCGCGGTGTCCATCGGCGTCCGGCTCGTGGACGGCTCGCTCGGCCTCGGCGCCGCGATGTTCGTGCTCGTGCTCGCGCCGGAGGCCTTCGCGCCGATCCGGCAGGTGGGGGCCGACTTCCACGCCGCACAGGACGGGGTCGAGGCCTCGGCTGCGGTGCTCGACGTCCTCGACGACCGCGGACCCGGTGCGACGCCGGCGGCGGAGCCCGTCGCGGCGGCCACGGAGGCGGCCGCCGCGGACCTCGTCGTCACCGGGCTCGTCGTGCGCCGCCCCGACGTCGTCATCGGTCCGCTCGACCTCCGCGCCGCCCCGGGCACCGTCGTCGCGCTCGCGGGACCGAGCGGGTCCGGTAAGTCGAGCCTGGTCGCCGCGCTCCGCGGGGCCCTGCCGCACGACGGCACCGTCACGGTGCCCGGTCCGGCCGGCGCGACGCGTCTCGAGCGCACGACGTGGGCCGACCAGCGGCCGCGCCTGGTGCGCGGCACGGTCGCCGAGAACGTGGCGCTCACCAGCGAGCCCGACGACGGGGACGTCCGCCGCGCCCTGGCCGAGGCCGGGCTGGAGGTCGACCCGGGCCTCCCGGTCGGGTCCGGCGGGAGCGGCCTGTCCGGCGGCCAGGCACAGCGGGTGTCGGTCGCGCGCGCCCTGTACCGTGCCCGACGGCGGCGGACCCCGCTCGTGCTGCTCGACGAGCCGACATCGGCGCTCGACGCCGAGGCGGAGCAGACCGTCGTCCGCGCCGTGCGGGCGCTCGCGGACGACGGCGCGGTCGTCGTCGTCGCGAGCCACCGCCCCGCGGTGCTCGCAGCGGCCGACGTCCGCGTCGACGTGCACTCCGGCGGTGCGGTCACCGTGACGGCCCGGCAGGGAGCACGAGCATGA
- a CDS encoding ABC transporter substrate-binding protein, whose protein sequence is MITARIRVALAAATALGVAAALTGCSSGDPLSSGSSASSDSKTIVIGSQQYYSNEIIAELYAQVLEKDGFTVERNFNIGQREVYIPQLEKGAIDVMPEYSGNLLQYFDKESTAKTADEIDDGLEKALPKGLRVLDEAEATDQDSYTVTKQFSEENDVTSLADLKNVQEKLTVGANSEFQTRPYGPEGLKSVYGVDVDFKAVEDSGGALTVKALKDGTVQLADIYSADPSIKANDFVSLKDPENLILPQNVIPVVSSKVDEKAADAIDEVNEKLTTEKLIELNEKSVSDKEKASEIAKQFLQDEGLL, encoded by the coding sequence GTGATCACAGCACGTATCCGCGTCGCCCTCGCCGCCGCAACGGCACTCGGCGTCGCAGCAGCCCTGACCGGCTGCTCGTCGGGAGACCCGCTCAGCAGCGGCTCCAGCGCGTCCTCCGACTCGAAGACGATCGTCATCGGCTCGCAGCAGTACTACTCGAACGAGATCATCGCCGAGCTCTACGCCCAGGTGCTCGAGAAGGACGGCTTCACCGTCGAGCGCAACTTCAACATCGGACAGCGCGAGGTTTACATCCCGCAGCTCGAGAAGGGCGCGATCGACGTCATGCCGGAGTACAGCGGCAACCTGCTGCAGTACTTCGACAAGGAGTCGACGGCGAAGACCGCCGACGAGATCGACGACGGGCTCGAGAAGGCCCTGCCGAAGGGACTGCGCGTCCTCGACGAGGCCGAGGCCACGGACCAGGACAGCTACACCGTGACGAAGCAGTTCTCGGAGGAGAACGACGTCACGAGCCTGGCCGACCTGAAGAACGTGCAGGAGAAGCTGACCGTCGGCGCGAACTCCGAGTTCCAGACCCGCCCGTACGGACCCGAGGGCCTCAAGTCGGTCTACGGCGTCGACGTCGACTTCAAGGCGGTCGAGGACTCCGGCGGCGCCCTGACGGTGAAGGCGCTCAAGGACGGCACCGTCCAGCTCGCCGACATCTACAGCGCGGACCCGAGCATCAAGGCGAACGACTTCGTCTCGCTGAAGGACCCGGAGAACCTGATCCTGCCGCAGAACGTGATCCCGGTGGTCTCGTCGAAGGTGGACGAGAAGGCCGCGGACGCGATCGACGAGGTGAACGAGAAGCTGACGACCGAGAAGCTCATCGAGCTCAACGAGAAGAGCGTCTCCGACAAGGAGAAGGCCTCGGAGATCGCGAAGCAGTTCCTCCAGGACGAGGGACTGCTGTAG
- a CDS encoding ABC transporter permease, with amino-acid sequence MNWILSNLDTISDATVAHLAIAIPPIIISFLLSIPIGWLVVRLQRPGGSRFAAGVGSGIVTFAGLLYAIPSLALFVALPGIIGTSLQSPVNVIISLTVYGLALMVRSTVDGLTSVDAGTKAASTAMGYSGVQRFFRVELPLAGPVLLAGLRVVAVSTISLTTVGAVLGIQSLGSLFTDGLARGITEEILSGIVMVLVLAFVLDGMLVLLGRMVMPWTRRAPRSRRTARRFLQRAEVAS; translated from the coding sequence GTGAACTGGATCCTGTCGAACCTCGACACGATCAGTGACGCCACGGTCGCGCACCTCGCGATCGCGATCCCACCGATCATCATCAGCTTCCTGCTGTCCATCCCGATCGGGTGGCTCGTGGTCCGGCTGCAGCGTCCGGGTGGGTCCCGGTTCGCGGCGGGCGTCGGGAGCGGCATCGTCACCTTCGCAGGGCTCCTGTACGCGATCCCGTCCCTCGCGCTGTTCGTCGCGCTGCCCGGGATCATCGGCACGAGCCTGCAGAGCCCGGTCAACGTGATCATCAGCCTGACCGTCTACGGCCTGGCGCTCATGGTCCGCTCGACCGTGGACGGCCTGACCTCGGTCGACGCCGGGACCAAGGCGGCGTCGACCGCGATGGGGTACTCGGGCGTGCAGCGCTTCTTCCGCGTCGAGCTGCCCCTGGCCGGACCCGTCCTGCTCGCCGGCCTCCGCGTCGTGGCGGTCTCGACGATCTCGCTGACCACCGTGGGCGCCGTGCTCGGCATCCAGAGCCTGGGGTCGCTGTTCACCGACGGACTCGCACGCGGCATCACCGAGGAGATCCTCTCCGGCATCGTCATGGTGCTCGTGCTCGCGTTCGTGCTCGACGGCATGCTCGTGCTGCTCGGCCGGATGGTCATGCCGTGGACACGTCGAGCGCCCCGGAGCCGTCGTACCGCACGCCGGTTCCTGCAGCGAGCGGAGGTCGCCTCGTGA
- the cydB gene encoding cytochrome d ubiquinol oxidase subunit II translates to MDLPVLWFAIVGLFFVGYFVLDGFDFGVGMSLPFLGKDDTDRRVLINTIGPVWDLNETWVIVAGACLFAAFPEWYATMFSGFYLALLLILAALIARGVSFEYRHQEKHLEWKRRFDLMIIVGSAVPSFLWGVAFGNVVRGIPMDAGHDYTGTLFDLLNPFALLTGLATLTVFFTHGVVFVALKTEGEIRERAKRLATRAGVVTIVVGAAFLVAMAFVRATPASLVLSVVAALALVLAVLCNAWGREGRAFALMAVTIAAVVLAMFTAIFPDVMPASNDPANSLTVWNASSGQYTLTVMSWVALIFVPLVLAYQAWTYWVFRKRVSRAHIAQAAH, encoded by the coding sequence ATGGACCTGCCCGTTCTCTGGTTCGCGATCGTCGGACTCTTCTTCGTCGGGTACTTCGTGCTCGACGGGTTCGACTTCGGCGTCGGCATGTCCCTGCCGTTCCTCGGCAAGGACGACACCGACCGTCGCGTGCTGATCAACACGATCGGCCCGGTCTGGGACCTCAACGAGACCTGGGTCATCGTCGCCGGCGCGTGCCTCTTCGCAGCGTTCCCGGAGTGGTACGCGACGATGTTCTCCGGGTTCTACCTGGCGTTGCTGCTCATCCTCGCCGCGCTCATCGCTCGCGGTGTCTCGTTCGAGTACCGGCACCAGGAGAAGCACCTGGAGTGGAAGCGTCGGTTCGACCTGATGATCATCGTCGGCAGCGCGGTGCCGTCGTTCCTCTGGGGCGTCGCGTTCGGCAACGTCGTCCGCGGCATCCCGATGGACGCCGGGCACGACTACACGGGCACCCTGTTCGACCTGCTCAACCCGTTCGCCCTGCTCACCGGGCTCGCGACCCTCACGGTGTTCTTCACGCACGGCGTCGTGTTCGTCGCGCTGAAGACCGAGGGCGAGATCCGCGAGCGGGCCAAGCGGCTCGCGACCCGCGCGGGCGTGGTCACGATCGTCGTCGGCGCCGCGTTCCTGGTGGCGATGGCGTTCGTCCGGGCCACCCCGGCGAGCCTGGTGCTCTCGGTGGTGGCGGCCCTCGCCCTCGTCCTCGCCGTGCTCTGCAACGCCTGGGGCCGGGAGGGGCGCGCGTTCGCGCTCATGGCGGTCACGATCGCCGCGGTCGTGCTGGCGATGTTCACCGCGATCTTCCCGGACGTCATGCCCGCGTCCAACGACCCGGCCAACAGCCTGACCGTGTGGAACGCATCGAGCGGGCAGTACACCCTCACGGTGATGAGCTGGGTGGCGCTGATCTTCGTCCCGCTCGTGCTCGCCTACCAGGCGTGGACGTACTGGGTGTTCCGCAAGCGTGTCTCGCGGGCGCACATCGCCCAGGCAGCGCACTAG
- a CDS encoding TetR/AcrR family transcriptional regulator, whose amino-acid sequence MLVTEVSNALPGGSSLLRNEPVQARSSARLAGLLDAAAAVIDEIGFERLTTAMVAERAGASIGTVYRYFPDRIAVVEALAIRSTQRLAERFLTALDESDAATWQDACDALIDATVDMYRTEPGFRAIRFGDAADTGSHDAEDRMAALGAAVSQVLHDRFGFPTNERVQRTWVVLAESAHAVIARAVRDRSAPDTALIEEYRTMSRAHLEAVVAAS is encoded by the coding sequence GTGCTCGTCACCGAGGTATCGAACGCACTGCCGGGGGGATCATCACTGCTCAGGAACGAGCCGGTCCAAGCCCGCAGTTCGGCGCGCCTCGCGGGACTGCTCGACGCCGCGGCCGCGGTCATCGACGAGATCGGGTTCGAGCGCCTGACCACCGCCATGGTCGCCGAACGGGCGGGGGCCTCCATCGGGACGGTCTACCGGTACTTCCCGGACCGGATCGCCGTGGTCGAGGCGCTCGCGATCCGCAGCACCCAGCGACTGGCCGAGCGGTTCCTCACGGCGCTCGACGAGAGCGACGCCGCCACGTGGCAGGACGCCTGCGACGCGCTCATCGACGCCACCGTCGACATGTACCGCACCGAGCCGGGCTTCCGGGCGATCCGGTTCGGCGACGCGGCGGACACCGGCAGCCACGACGCCGAGGACCGCATGGCTGCGCTGGGGGCAGCCGTGTCACAGGTCCTGCACGACCGCTTCGGGTTCCCGACGAACGAGCGGGTGCAGCGCACCTGGGTCGTCCTGGCCGAGTCTGCCCACGCCGTCATCGCGCGGGCGGTGCGCGACCGGTCGGCTCCCGACACCGCGCTGATCGAGGAGTACCGCACGATGAGCCGCGCCCACCTCGAAGCGGTGGTCGCCGCCTCCTGA
- a CDS encoding ABC transporter permease produces the protein MIIGQAFGWVFDPANYTGFNAIPGRLWEHVWITLLAVLIASVIAVPIGYAIGHTGRARGLSIALSGGIRALPTLGVLSLFGLLLGIGLEAPLLALVVLAVPSVLAGAYAGIESVDPVTIDAAKAQGMTGWQVLWKVEIPLGLPLLIGGVRSAVLQVVATATLAAYVGAGGLGGYFFLGLKTQDYAEMLGASILVIALAIAFEIVFAALQRASVPKGTLDPSARQRQGSRERARNPIPEGNPS, from the coding sequence GTGATCATCGGGCAGGCATTCGGCTGGGTGTTCGACCCGGCCAACTACACCGGCTTCAACGCGATCCCCGGACGCCTCTGGGAGCACGTCTGGATCACCCTGCTCGCGGTGCTCATCGCGTCGGTGATCGCGGTCCCGATCGGGTACGCGATCGGCCACACGGGTCGAGCACGCGGCCTGTCGATCGCCCTCTCCGGTGGCATCCGCGCCCTGCCGACGCTCGGTGTGCTGTCGCTCTTCGGCCTCCTGCTCGGCATCGGACTCGAGGCGCCGCTGCTGGCACTCGTGGTCCTGGCCGTCCCGTCGGTGCTCGCCGGTGCGTACGCGGGCATCGAGTCCGTCGACCCGGTGACGATCGACGCCGCGAAGGCCCAGGGCATGACGGGCTGGCAGGTCCTCTGGAAGGTCGAGATCCCCCTCGGGCTGCCGCTGTTGATCGGTGGTGTCCGTTCGGCCGTGCTCCAGGTCGTCGCGACCGCCACCCTCGCCGCCTACGTCGGTGCCGGCGGACTGGGCGGGTACTTCTTCCTCGGCCTCAAGACCCAGGACTACGCCGAGATGCTCGGCGCGTCCATCCTCGTGATCGCGCTCGCGATCGCGTTCGAGATCGTGTTCGCCGCACTGCAGCGGGCGTCGGTGCCGAAGGGCACCCTCGACCCGTCCGCGCGGCAGCGCCAGGGATCGCGCGAGCGAGCCCGCAATCCCATCCCGGAAGGAAACCCATCGTGA
- a CDS encoding cytochrome ubiquinol oxidase subunit I has protein sequence MNDILDPLILSRWQFGLTTIYHFLFVPLTIGMAVVVAVFQTAWVRTGRAHYLQLTRFFGRIFLINFAMGVVTGIVQEFQFGMNWSNYSRFVGDVFGAPLALEGILAFFFEAAFIGIWIFGWDRLPRAVHLASIWCVSVGTMLSAYFILAANAFMQHPVGFAINETKGRAELTDIWAVLTNKVALAAFPHTLFGAFMVAASVIVAVAAYHLARNQNLETMMPALKFGMWTMLASGALTVLSGDQLGLTMVDTQPMKMAAAEALYNTSTGKDASFSIFTLGTPDGVHELFSIRIPYLLSFLSTHTFTGTVEGINDLQAQYTEVYGPGDYKPIIWVTYWSFRWMIALGVGAVLVSLVGLWLTRRGRFPTQRWVWRVATWSVPLPMAAMIMGWVFTEMGRQPWLVFGLLRTADGVSPNVTGVEVLISLVVFTLIYGALAVVEFKLIKKVAQEGPAAPAEVDEATGEVKHEVTVY, from the coding sequence ATGAACGACATCCTCGATCCGCTCATCCTGTCGCGGTGGCAGTTCGGTCTGACGACCATCTACCACTTTCTCTTCGTCCCGCTGACGATCGGCATGGCCGTCGTCGTCGCCGTGTTCCAGACGGCGTGGGTGCGGACCGGTCGGGCGCACTACCTGCAGCTGACCCGGTTCTTCGGCCGGATCTTCCTCATCAACTTCGCGATGGGCGTCGTGACCGGCATCGTGCAGGAGTTCCAGTTCGGCATGAACTGGTCGAACTACTCGCGCTTCGTCGGTGACGTCTTCGGCGCTCCGCTCGCGCTCGAGGGGATCTTGGCCTTCTTCTTCGAGGCCGCCTTCATCGGCATCTGGATCTTCGGGTGGGACCGCCTGCCCAGGGCCGTGCACCTGGCGAGCATCTGGTGCGTGAGCGTGGGCACGATGCTGTCGGCCTACTTCATCCTGGCGGCCAACGCGTTCATGCAGCACCCGGTCGGCTTCGCGATCAACGAGACGAAGGGGCGTGCGGAGCTGACCGACATCTGGGCCGTCCTGACGAACAAGGTGGCCCTGGCCGCGTTCCCGCACACGCTGTTCGGTGCCTTCATGGTGGCCGCCTCGGTCATCGTCGCCGTCGCTGCCTACCACCTGGCGCGCAACCAGAACCTCGAGACGATGATGCCGGCGCTCAAGTTCGGCATGTGGACCATGCTCGCGTCCGGTGCGCTCACCGTGCTGTCGGGCGACCAGCTCGGCCTGACGATGGTCGACACCCAACCGATGAAGATGGCCGCGGCCGAGGCGCTCTACAACACGTCCACGGGCAAGGACGCCTCGTTCTCGATCTTCACGCTCGGCACGCCGGACGGGGTGCACGAACTGTTCTCGATCCGCATCCCGTACCTGCTCTCGTTCCTCTCGACCCACACGTTCACCGGCACGGTCGAGGGCATCAACGACCTGCAGGCGCAGTACACGGAGGTGTACGGGCCCGGGGACTACAAGCCGATCATCTGGGTGACCTACTGGTCCTTCCGGTGGATGATCGCCCTGGGTGTCGGCGCGGTGCTCGTGTCGCTCGTCGGCCTGTGGCTGACCCGCCGCGGCCGGTTCCCGACCCAGCGCTGGGTGTGGCGCGTGGCGACGTGGTCGGTCCCGCTGCCGATGGCCGCGATGATCATGGGCTGGGTCTTCACCGAGATGGGCCGTCAGCCGTGGCTCGTCTTCGGGCTGCTCCGCACGGCCGACGGTGTGTCGCCGAACGTCACGGGCGTCGAGGTCCTGATCTCGCTGGTCGTGTTCACGCTCATCTACGGCGCCCTCGCGGTCGTCGAGTTCAAGCTCATCAAGAAGGTCGCCCAGGAGGGTCCCGCCGCACCCGCGGAGGTCGACGAGGCCACGGGCGAGGTCAAGCACGAAGTGACGGTGTACTGA
- a CDS encoding ATP-binding cassette domain-containing protein produces the protein MIEFRSVRKTYPDGTTAVDEFDLVIPSRTTTVFVGSSGCGKTTLLRMINRMVDPTSGSVEIDGEDVAGVDPVQLRRRIGYVMQNAGLLPHRKVADNIATVPLLTGVSKGEARARALELMDTVGLDRGLADRYPSQLSGGQQQRVGVARGLAVDPNVLLMDEPFGAVDPLVRNDLQDELIRLQRELGKTVVFVTHDIDEAFKLGDQVVILKKGGEIAQLGTPAEILAEPADDFVANFIGAGRGRRALRVEQTPTGPIVVDGDGRAAGVLTGPVQVVDAAAAVPQVAEAGARDTAPGAPAQGGGPR, from the coding sequence ATGATCGAGTTCCGCTCGGTACGCAAGACGTACCCGGACGGCACCACGGCGGTCGACGAGTTCGACCTCGTCATCCCGTCGCGGACCACCACGGTGTTCGTCGGTTCGAGCGGGTGCGGGAAGACCACCCTGCTCCGCATGATCAACCGGATGGTCGACCCGACCTCCGGATCGGTCGAGATCGACGGCGAGGACGTCGCCGGCGTCGACCCCGTGCAGCTCCGCCGCCGGATCGGCTACGTCATGCAGAACGCCGGTCTGTTGCCGCACCGCAAGGTCGCCGACAACATCGCCACCGTGCCGCTGCTGACCGGGGTATCGAAGGGCGAGGCCCGCGCGCGTGCCCTCGAACTCATGGACACCGTCGGTCTCGACCGCGGGCTCGCCGACCGGTACCCGTCCCAGCTCTCCGGCGGCCAGCAGCAGCGGGTGGGCGTCGCCCGCGGGCTGGCGGTGGACCCGAACGTGCTGCTCATGGACGAGCCGTTCGGGGCGGTCGACCCCCTCGTGCGCAACGACCTGCAGGACGAGCTGATCCGTCTGCAGCGCGAGCTCGGGAAGACCGTCGTCTTCGTCACGCACGACATCGACGAGGCCTTCAAGCTGGGCGACCAGGTCGTCATCCTCAAGAAGGGCGGCGAGATCGCCCAGCTCGGCACCCCCGCCGAGATCCTGGCGGAGCCGGCGGACGACTTCGTCGCGAACTTCATCGGTGCCGGGCGCGGTCGTCGTGCCCTGCGGGTCGAGCAGACCCCGACCGGCCCGATCGTCGTGGACGGTGACGGCCGGGCAGCCGGTGTGCTCACCGGTCCGGTGCAGGTGGTCGACGCCGCAGCCGCGGTGCCGCAGGTGGCAGAGGCCGGGGCGCGTGACACCGCCCCGGGTGCTCCGGCGCAGGGTGGGGGACCGCGGTGA